Genomic DNA from Choristoneura fumiferana chromosome 16, NRCan_CFum_1, whole genome shotgun sequence:
ttgtgTCAAAGTTTATACTTTTAATATATCTTGAATAAAGATCTATAATGTTGCATTAATAATTTTGCAGTGGTTcagtttgtttattaaataaaacgttttttgtTGTTTCCCAAAACCTTCATAAAATCACATATGGAACTTGTCCGGCGCAGCGACGAAATGCTTACacaacagccaaccaccactactcttctttccaattaattatagcaattttaggggtttttaacttaagttttagggataaatatttttgagagttggtaactctgcgctcggcccgcgcgctgtttgtgacgacgggcgacgggcgcgagcccgcgcacgacccgcgcccgcgcccgcgttctgtgtgaaggcttccatataccgccatgcaaatccgcccgtcgcgggcccgcgcacgacccgcgcccgctctctgtgtgtgttgccctttagacGGGTGGACTTTACATGTACCTAAATTAGGATGCCTTggcgcctgcagggctactacgaaactcgaaactcgaagttcgtgtcgtgcggtccctctgacacttacactcttatttagtacgagagcgagagggaccgcacgacacgaaattcgagtttcgagtttcatagtaacCCTGCTGGTAGTAAAAATCAGTATGAAAGTTCTCCGTGGTGATAATGATTTTTTCCCCAGTGAGTCCTTTTGCGTGGTTAATTTGCATTAGTTTAAAGTGGACTAACTTTTAGGTCTCTACCCCGGTAGGTGTTGATAATGATAAAGTAAGCTGCAGGTAAAGATAATAAGTGTAGGTACCCTAATTCTATTATTAGATACTGTTACAGATTTATAGGGTCACTTCGTCCGGGCCTTAAAAATTTGTGCAGTTATCCAGCACtttatcatttataatattaatgaggACTTTACAAAGAGAAATAAATGCAAATGGCGCCATTAGTCTGCGTAAATGTTGAGTGATGTTTGTTTACGTAATATTTTAGTTACACCGCTTCCAGCTTAGTAGAACAAGGaatattacattttttccgTATTAATGTTATGGAGATTTCAAGTTATTGTTAATCGATATATATAGTTAAATGACGACTAACGTATAGAACTTCAGAAGGtagttaggtaagtacctacatacataataatacttaataactaAGTTCTGACCGGGCCCAGCGTTAGCGCGAAGCAGTTTGATGGTAACGTCCTTTTATTAAGTGAATAAGCCCTTGGAGACGACTTGTCTCAATGAAGAGCAAGGTTAATTAACCGAAATATTAGCAAGATATTAGGGGCGAAATGTTCGCCTCGGGTTTACAATTTGTACCGTGTCGCTATTCTGAGTCTTCCTCGTGCCTCGGCCCCGACCCTTCGACACCCCACATCCAAGAGTGCTACTGTCAAATAcccaaaattatttacttattatctcTCTCATCTCTCTACACTTgaacgaaattattttagtggtaactcaaagtcaaagtcaagagCTACCCTAAGGGTTTATCCAATTATTTTCTAACAAAAGATAACAACTGTCGTGTCGTCAGCAGGCAAaggttttttgcaattttgacGTGGACACAATGCTGCTTTTaagaattgtatttatttatataattcaatttgCTGGTCTACGAATTTTGAGCTTACTAACAAAGAAAATGCGTCTGTCTAGCGACGGATAAACATTACGGTTGAAATAGGTTAATTTCCTTGAGTTAAAGGAAAATATCGTTGAAATGTTTGTTAACAGAAGCTAAGACCATTGTATAGTTAATGTTGTAAGTTGCTACAATGTTGACAATGTTGTCAACATTGTAGCAACTATCCAACAGCTTTAAAATAGacagatttatttaattaaactttattactcagctgtttttgttataaacaaaataaaaacatttctttaAGAATTCTTAAACCGCCAACAAATCCATCAAtgaatcaaatatttttttggtttatcaaaaaccggccaagtgcttAGCAGGTCGTCACTCAATATCGGTACCTAATCAAAAATTCAAGTATTTTTAGCTATCGCAGTTCGATAGAAACAGAGCCCTGTGGCAGACAGACACAGGAATGAACACTAGACAGACAGGTAGACAAACAGACAGTAAGCGGAGGCTGCATACCTAAGGCCGTTGCCTGTTAAGCACCATTTGAGTACAAGGCCctaataatgaaaatattctGAATGCATAATTCTAAtttacagaatatttttttactgacgGTCAAGTTTCATCCCACGAAAATCACTTAAATAGGTATACAcgatttaaaaatgtatagacgTCAGAGTGAGGCCGTAAGTTAGGCTAATTTTAAGTTATCAGTTTCATCTCTTTTTAATAGAGCGACATCGTTTTCTACTTTGCttccatattttattcatatacaTTATCAATTATCAATATTAACTAAGACGttctgtatgtatgtacatatgtatgtattattgtATGGACGTATAATTTTTAAGAGGGCATTATGGAGTACctgagtcagcagggctactacgaaactcgaaactcgaagtttgtgtcgtgcggtccctctgacacttatactatttaatatgagagcgagagggacagtacgacacgaacttcgagtttcgtagttgccTGCACCACAAAGGTAATTCTGACAGTGCAATGGCAACCGCACAGCATACATATTAAACAGATCACAGGTTGCGGCGAGCCAGTGAACACGCCGCCTATTACGTGGGGCCACTAGCTTTTGGCATTCACTGCCAATCCGCACTTGACAACGGAATTTAACACCTATCAGCCCGTTCACATTCATGTTATGACGACGACAGATTTCATCGGAGAAGGAATTCGATTGTTCCTTTTTTCGGTGTATTTTGTAAAACAGGACAATGGATGATTGTAATAAGTACCTCAAGATAGTGGGTGTTCTCTGCGATAATGAGCTAGTTAGCGACTTGACGATGCATATGTATAAAATCAAATGTGGTTCCGTGATTCAACGTTAAAAACCTTTGCTGATCATTTAAAATGATACCTACAACCAAGCATCACCATCACCAAGGAAACTAGTAGAGCTACACACGCGAACAATGTGAGACGGAGGTACCTCTATTAAACTGGCCTCAATTTGTCGTTCGCAGCAGTCAGtcttaaacttttatttaataggtaataaataatatctattcAAAGTGCTAttttaatttggaatatttaCGTTTTTCTTCGgaagatttaattaaataaaaataacgcaATTAGATAAGTTTTATGGAGTCCAGTCTTAACAAGTATTGCACACAGCGTTTGtaattaactaaaaatttataaacaaaaaattgaaccgactacaaaaaccatgaaaatatttttctaccagtctgaagtcggtcggtgcctcagcacgagccagcaggagtggacctatagccatctacctcacctattatttccttaagatccaatcatcagatcctgatttggtacttatgggacctaattgaagacattcctagacgaaagcaaaaaaataatcaaatcgtttcataaatgacggagttctgaggtaacaaacataaaaaaaatacaaccgaattgataacctcctccttttttgatgtCAGTTAAAAACGATATCACCCCTTTGAcgtcatacattttgaacaattaaaacatttatataggtatataataatctatacttatattataaaaaggAAAGATtatttcgtttgtttgtttgtttgcattgaATAGGCTCCGAAACTATTggaccgattaaaaaaaatctttcaccgtTGGGAAGCTACACTATCTCCCGAGTGACATATAGGCTATatgatgcaggtggtaggagaatggaaaagtcaaataaaatactttcgtccggattgctaccaccatcttgctcgctaaaggtagacttccgagtagagcggctccagcgtcactaacgcagcgacagtaacgcggcgatagagcgatagtattatgcagtaggtacggaaacgtatgaagtaacgttcgaacgcagcgtcaCTGTCGCCGCGAAAGTGGCGCCGCGTCAGTATCGCCGAGCGATAGCGGCCGTGCTATGTTTGCGCAAGCACTGCCGCGCAATCGCTGGGATCGCACGTGGTTTTGAGGTTATTTTGcattaaataacaacaaactgacACCGGAGTCGCGCTGCTCGGCTTTGACGCTGCGGCCGTTGCGATAGAGCCGCTCTAGTCGGAAGTCTAccttaatcctgccgtgaagcggaAATCAGACCATTTTATTCATACCTTcgtattaatccttatctaagtaaataaatcatttgatattcaagactgtttcaatAACTGTAGATTACTttatgaattattcaaatcggacgtTCCATTCAATAGATATTACGAATTCACTCGtatcactaaaaataaataacaatttaaaataaaataaatatttaagaggaCCTCACATACAAccaacgtgattttttgccgtgttttagagatgggtaaatccggatctgaagattcaaaagagtcagatcctcaagcggatccgaatcccttaatgactcctttcaaatcttatcgactccggagttactaactccgaccaagtccggccggatcgagcggctcgtgatcgccgtcacactcactcgctccgctttcactctcggctcggatcggatcggatcggatcttattacgttatttatttacgtttggTCGGGCGCTGTTGTAAATTTTGCCCGTGTAAACTACGGGCTACCGGCACGGAGACCTTATTACCCGACTGACCAAAAgagggttattttgaatattgtaccCGTGGGAAGCCGGGGCGGGGAGCTAGTATAGGTATAAGACTAAAATATTATAACGgttaatttatctttttagtttcATATACCATGTCTCACGAGAGCAGTAATATTAATGAAAACATTTTGTCagccaaaacaaaaaaaaaaactgaaaaatatttaagtaatctGATATTCAGTCATACGTTTAGCAAATGGTTGAGATCTGCTAAATGAAATATTCCAGATTAATTATGACAcagtgtataataatatatacttatacGTACTAGTTAGTATATAAGACTTACCTATTTGGGGTACATCATAAGCTCGACTGGATCGCGAAGCCCGCAGCATCATCTGGTTGGCGATCTCGGAAGGCAGGCGCGGGGTTCGTTTGGACCAGGAGCGGCTGCGCCGGCGCTCCTTGTGGAGCGCGCCAGGCGGCAGCGGCGGGGGCGcgcggggcggcgcgggcgcggcggccggcggcgcggGCTCCGGCTCGAACAGCTCGTGCAGCGCGCGCGGGCGCGCCAGCGCGTGCCACTCgcccgcgagccgccgcggcgCCGGCTCCGCGCACGCGCGCAGCGCCAGCGCCGCCAGCACCGTCGTCATGCAGCACACGCGCATGCTGACACCCACCTCCCACCACTCGCGCGTACTAAGTACACAATCTACGCACACCCCGTGGGCGCATGCCCGACCACATTATACACCGCTAGTGCAAGTTGGGGGTGGATATGCTACTGATTAGCGCTTCACGAATTTTAGTTAAGCTGGTTTGGTCTGAAACAAAACagaaatatttgttatttattgtaggtattatttattctCTGAACAGTATTATTTTAGCCTAAGTACCTTTATGTTTTAATAAgctttttcacttctcgtgctcttaaaatattactttagtctctgcatatcgggactaaaactcctttttattctctagggatttttttttttaatttacgttggaaacccctaaacagccaacacggtgtttgtgaatagaggatttttaggcgtggaatcgtaggcgtggaaataacctcaaaatgacaactgtgcaaaaatatttaaatttaatttcgtgaaacacaattaatgattacgaatatgaatctattcaattatattaaggatttattcattttattatgtatagtctaatcagttttaaaatagttttccatttttgaaactgttgtctaaatatgcaagcttttaaagcatCACTCCATATACATAcaacaaaaagaaaagaaaaaaccgtgcagcaattttttttttgctatttgaattttggaCAGATTGGCCTGACCATTAGTCGAGCGTTCgtttttaaagtaatattgtaattttgaataaaacattgtttttttttcctcacaTTCAAAGcaaaaagtagtgtttaacgcgagactaaacaaccataatgcccctcgctctgctcgggtggccgATCATGTCGTGttattatggcttgttttagtcccttgttgaacaatctataattattttacttacaacGTTCGTTCaaataatatagtaatatatatattaaaagcAAAATCTTAAACGTGACACGCGCCAAGAAAACCTTACAGGAGACAGTGCTAGCTgttcttcatacaaaaataaaaccgcCTATGGATAGTATGATCAGACAGTTGATCGACAACAACCTAATATGACGAAAatagcaatattattatattataaaaatttgaatgcaatatttagttttaatttttgtaattaattgtgACTAAATAACAACAACCCGtgtcaagtaagtatatatttacgGTGCCAACCAGCACTGTGTTATCTAAACTAaattaaaccggccaagagcgtgtcggacacgcccaagattgGGTTCCGTATCCATTAAGAAAAATCAaggaatatttttctatggatttcgtccgttcttccaagtttaggaaaattttatatcttaggctgctatttactcttaaactactaataattctcaaggaatCTTAGtcattataattttccttataaatttgatatacttggtaccatcctgatttttttttgatgatttgATGAAAATTGACTtgcttttaatgaaaatttgcacttaaaagttgaatatttcgcaaacagatcactgaatagaaaaatggtCTTACCAATTccgcaatggttttaaaggACCTATTCAACGATGCCCCACACTAGTAGGTACCGGGCGTGCtagtattacaggccacacctggtatagggttagtcgagaaaaaaaaaacacctccactttacgtctatgggaagtaacctaaaaagtttttttaatttaacacttTGTCGTACGATATGTATGTCGGcgaccgatcgtaaaatccgtcagatcacaaaattcctaggcatatcgtgaaatggcgccatttcatgatatgcctgaatgttggccaggcatatcacgatgtgcctgagaaacaatacggcagatcgattagagcaacgcattcatcGATACCTTAGCTCTATGCcataagtatatttgatttaagtttttctatttatatcgggtgtcccaaaaaggacgcaagatttcaaTTTGCTGCCATTTTTGTATCTTCATGTTTTGAATGGAAATTCGACGCCTCATTGGAGAAATTCAGCCGCATctatgcaaaatggtcatagaacattttgacaaaagagtgcgtatgtgccagcaacgcctaggaggacatttgcctgacgtattattccacaaataaccctattttatgtatttcaagattttatatacaaatatattataaagaaaacaaaaatgtgtttttcatcaattaCAAaccttgcgtcctttttgggacacccttTACTATTATGTAACACTGTGGAACATGACTTCTATGTATTGAGGTGGGCGTAAGCAGCTGCGACTTAGTTTGTACTAATGcagctttttgtttttaaataaccatgttattatgttcactaaaaatctttaaatctttaaataacgggcacatcgtgatatgccgaaaacaagaaaaatttaggtacgacgagcgaagcgagaagtggttagtatgaattgtgactaCAACACACAagctgagcgagcgaagcgagcgtgccgcggcagcggccggcgaagtgccacaACCGATGTGGCGTTTCAtgttatgcctaggaatttcatgatttgcctaaacgggCCAAATCATGAACTGGCTgtgtttcacgatatgcctaggaatttcgtgatctggcggattttacgatcggccgccgacatgtataTTCAAGGCAAATTACAACTTTGTAGTACTAACGCTTTCTGAGCTTAACCGCGggcatacagacagacggacagacatggcgaaactataagggttcctagttgactacacggaaccctaaaaagctaaATATAATATTCGATTACTCGACTGTAGGGACAGACATttcagtacccctagtgtaaattttcggttacaaaatacgtctcgatcgcgttcgcgttaaaatctcaatttatatggaaacacgaacagcgcctctagcagaacgtttgcgatgttcgtgtttctatacaaattgagattttaacgcgaacgctatcgagacgtattttgtaaccgaaaacttacactaaaggcACAAAATTCAATCTATCTAATAATAGTTTGTGACTTGATTGAAGTTAGAGGTAGACATCCATTGTCCGCACAATAAAGGCAGTTCAAATCAAATTCGGTGAGTTTTAGGAGCTTTAGACTAATGTTTAATGTAGAATCACTACGCACCGGTTTTGAATTATCATGAAAATTGTATTCGAACCcaaatcaagcaaaaaaacaagtttattgaTACGTGACGCTAAGACTTATTTAGTAACTCGGCGCGTCTTTTATGGCTGATTTTTTAGCTACATACATCTATAAAGCTTTCGGTTTTGGTTTGAGATAGAGAAAAGCAAGAATGCTAGCCTTTAAATTTATCCGACCTTAAAGTTGTGTAGTAGTTAGTGGCTAGTGCTATTAGTTTAACGTTACAAGTTAGTTGTTAATACGAATGAGACGACAAATTCGGTGGAATATGTGTAGGTAGATGCAATGGCGACGGTAAGTTAGGGAAAATGTTCTAAGTTTTACGATAAACACTAGTTTGGCATGGTAAGTGGTGAAATACATTCTGCGTCACTTCAGACATTTGCTAGGTGAGTTAGTCcttaatcttatttatttttcaaagtaaaattgtaaaatttataaaagGCAGTGAAATTTTCTCGGCCACTTACATTACTCACTGAATACTTCAGAAAATAGTCGCGTTGCTTTATTccaaacatatttacacgacaTAAATCTTTTACTGATGAAACTGGGGACGGTgaagtttgaaaaatatttttgtaatattgcTTTGTTCATGTTGTAAAtatgaaatttacattttgctAAGCGCGCCTTGCATTTCTATGGAGAACAATATACAAATGCAAAGATGCTTTAGATTTACATAAACATATTAATGTGATCATATTGCTCTTTGTTTGTGATCTGattttaacagtttttctcaaagACTTAACTTACTGCTCAAAAATGCTAATCTTTAACGGATAAGCTTAGAAAGATTGAAGTATACCTTATGAAAGACAGCCGAAACGGGTAACAGTTGTGGAAACTACCTTATATGTAGGTAATACCATCTAAGTTagacagttatacaataaaaatattctgattctgattctgaaatAGAACGTAATTGACGAACATGTTCCGAGATCATTAGCCGCGTGAACTCAAAGCACTGCGCCGTCTGCTAGCAACACACACCCGGCAAATAAAAAACAGATAAAATCTAATTAAACGAGCGAAATCGTCTTTACATTTTAATGACAATATCTTCATTCAGCTCCATGATTTCAATGTCCAATCACAAACTTTTTCACTGCCCGGATAGCTTCTCGAGCTCCATTAAAAACTTATAATCACGTTTTAACCGGAAAAGAAGTCACAACCCAGTGTTGTCACATACAATTTTGGAAAAACGGTAGAACAGGATACAAAAATTAGTAGAAATGATGGAATTTGAAATGGAAAATAGGTAGATCTACCATCTCAaggttaatacatttttaatgattaaaaatgcgcataaaatgttttaaattatttattcgtgaTGTTTAGTTTATCCacattcttattaaataatctcAAATGTTCAGAGTTGGTTGGAGAGATCTCCACAATTTTAACGCGTTCCGTTTCAAGTGCTGAAATTACAAGATAGGCTAAATTCGATAGAAAGTAAGTAACATTTCATTACACACGTGGAAAATTGTTTACAATCGTAATATTTTGAAAAGTAGGGAGATTTGAGGCCAAGGGTGGTAGATAGGTAGAACGGAGGCGAAATAGGTAGATCTACCAAAAAGTTAGTAGATGTGACAACACTGTCACAACCGGTGCCAGACGGTGACCTACATAAAGTTCTATTATATTGTAATGGTCATTTgtgaagtattttaaaattagttcAAAATATAACACTGGGAAGTAAACGG
This window encodes:
- the jeb gene encoding low-density lipoprotein receptor domain-containing jelly belly protein, giving the protein MRVCCMTTVLAALALRACAEPAPRRLAGEWHALARPRALHELFEPEPAPPAAAPAPPRAPPPLPPGALHKERRRSRSWSKRTPRLPSEIANQMMLRASRSSRAYDVPQIECPPAADGMERFACPTPDRQGRYRCIDDHVLCDGFIDCPNGEDEDRQACMFYKTTKAHLDVLADALLRWARGR